A window from Toxoplasma gondii ME49 chromosome IX, whole genome shotgun sequence encodes these proteins:
- a CDS encoding hypothetical protein (encoded by transcript TGME49_279340~Predicted trans-membrane domain (TMHMM2.0):86-109:128-151) has protein sequence MPTSVRGTSPGGSGASSQRQGNEESKSPASSSASGDSSAHISSSVLTQQKKREEEIKHQHRPVSRGRVLLAILRNPENSSVLIKFLLFAILMAVLPISTVLVLPRLVLVMLKHMQSKSDDDGLRDAANMCGNIAAIVLVNVVMLSYAFLAYREEKRDWEKVCRAQASAGSPSEKEDEATATKKRK, from the coding sequence ATGCCGACGTCTGTGCGGGGAACCTCTCCCGGAGGCAGCGGAGCCTCTTCTCAGCGCCAGGGCAATGAAGAGTCCAAATCCCcagcttcctcgtctgctaGTGGTGACTCATCTGCACacatttcttcttccgtgcttacccagcagaagaaaagagaagaggagataAAGCATCAACACCGGCCAGTTTCGCGTGGCCGGGTGTTGCTCGCCATTCTGCGGAACCCGGAGAATAGTTCTGTCCTGATAaagtttctcctctttgcgATTTTGATGGCAGTTCTTCCGATATCTACGGTTCTGGTTCTACCTCGGCTTGTCTTGGTCATGTTAAAACATATGCAATCAAAATCCGACGACGACGGACTACGTGATGCTGCGAACATGTGTGGAAACATCGCCGCTATCGTTCTCGTGAATGTTGTTATGCTGAGCTACGCGTTTCTTGCCTACcgtgaagaaaaaagagactgGGAAAAAGTTTGTAGAGCACAGGCTTCCGCCGGTAGTCCaagtgaaaaagaagacgaggccaCTGCcacaaagaagaggaagtaa
- a CDS encoding DEAD/DEAH box helicase family protein (encoded by transcript TGME49_279330), translating to MDTALNSKTKAAGLSDPETVVKKKKSREEDVKSPAPDASACPTISASAVSPTFASLGLCSELCASVSTLGWKSPTAIQSEVLPYALQGRDIIALAETGSGKTAAFGLPILQRLLQRTQRFYALILAPTRELCLQISQQILAMGGTLGVTVVTLVGGLDHNTQAIALAKKPHVVVGSPGRVVDHLQQTKGFSLKSVKVLVLDEADRLLSLDFDAALQVLLEHVGSPAERQTMLFSATMTTKVSKLQKASLKKPVKLEVNSKYDVASHLQQHFLLVPFKLKHTHLAAALLHLSPSSVIVFTNTCANARKTALFLRHLGFQSVCLHGKMTQPQRIGALTKFRAAETSCLVATEVGSRGLDIPHVQMVINFDVPLSSKEYIHRVGRTARAGRTGRALTIVTQYDVEAYQRIEHALGQKLEELTELTATEKVMPLHEKVLEALRSAELEAREADEAALVQKAAKKKRGAGNKRSSGAGKKMKLG from the exons ATGGACACCGCACTGAACTCGAAAACAAAGGCCGCCGGCCTATCCGATCCGGAGACGGTCgtcaagaagaagaaaagccgaGAAGAGGACGTCAAGAGTCCAGCCCCGGACGCGTCTGCTTGTCCCACaatctctgcttctgccgtGTCGCCcactttcgcctctctcggtctGTGCTCGGAGCTATGCGCCTCCGTTTCAACTCTGGGGTGGAAGTCGCCAACAGCCATCCAGTCCGAGGTCCTGCCGTACGCCCTACAGGGTCGAGATATTATTGCGCTGGCGGAGACCGGAAGCGGGAAGACTGCTGCATTCGGCCTGCCTATTCTTCAGCGGCTGCTTCAGCGGACGCAGCGATTCTACGCGCTCATTCTCGCCCCCACGAGAGAACTTTGCCTCCAAATTTCTCAGCAAATCCTCGCCATGGGCGGCACCCTCGGCGTCACGGTTGTGACGCTTGTAGGCGGACTCGACCACAACACGCAGGCCATCGCGCTGGCAAAGAAACCCCACGTCGTCGTCGGAAGTCCGGGAAGAGTCGTCGACCATCTGCAGCAGACGAAGGGCTTCAGCTTGAAGAGTGTCAAA GTTCTTGTGTTGGACGAGGCAgaccgtcttctctccctggaCTTCGATGCCGCCCTCCAGGTTCTTTTGGAGCACGTTGGGAGTCcagcagagcgacagacgaTGCTTTTTAGCGCGACAATGACGACCAAAGTCTCGAAGTTGCAGAAGGCGTCTCTGAAGAAGCCTGTGAAG CTCGAGGTGAACAGCAAGTACGACGTCGCTTCGCATCTGCAGCAGCACTTCCTGCTCGTTCCTTTCAAGCTGAAACACACGCACCTGGCTgcggctcttcttcacctgtctccgtcctccgTCATTGTATTTACAAACACTTGCGCGAACGCCCGAAAGACCgcgctctttcttcgccaCCTCGGCTTTCAGTCG GTCTGTCTACATGGGAAGATGACGCAGCCTCAACGCATCGGCGCACTGACCAAGTTCcgcgctgcagagacaagTTGTTTAGTGGCGACTGAAGTTGGCAGTCGTGGTCTCGATATCCCCCACGTTCAGATGGTCATCAATTTCgatgttcctctctcttccaagGAGTACATACACCGCGTCGGTCGCACGGCTCGCGCAGGAAGAACTGGACGAGCACTCACGATCGTCACTCA ATACGACGTCGAGGCCTACCAACGCATCGAACACGCACTGGGACAGAAACTCGAGGAGCTGACT GAGTTGACTGCGACGGAGAAGGTCATGCCTCTTCACGAAAAAGTTCTGGAGGCTCTGAG GTCCGCCGAGCTCGAAGCTCGAGAGGCGGACGAGGCTGCCCTCGTccagaaggcagcgaagaagaagagaggagcaggGAACAAGAGATCGTCTGGTgcagggaagaagatgaagctAGGAtga